From the Deinococcus carri genome, one window contains:
- the nth gene encoding endonuclease III, with the protein MTRRPPSPPRLPNGAKARAPLVLSALETLYPDARTELVFRNPFELLVATVLSAQATDVSVNAATPALFARYPDAVAMSQAGPEDIEPLIRTIGLYRGKARNLAALARLLVERHGGEVPDDFDAVVALPGAGRKTANVVLSNAYGFPAIAVDTHVGRLARRLGLSVQTNPDRVELDLQRLFPRERWVFLHHALILHGRRICLARRPRCEACLMQDFCPKVGV; encoded by the coding sequence GTGACCCGCCGCCCCCCCTCCCCACCCCGCCTGCCGAACGGCGCAAAGGCCCGCGCGCCGCTGGTGCTCTCGGCGCTGGAAACGCTCTACCCGGACGCCCGCACCGAACTGGTGTTCCGCAACCCCTTCGAGCTGCTGGTCGCCACCGTGCTGAGCGCCCAGGCCACCGACGTGAGCGTGAACGCCGCCACCCCCGCCCTCTTTGCCCGCTACCCCGACGCCGTTGCCATGAGCCAGGCTGGCCCCGAGGACATCGAGCCGCTGATCCGCACCATCGGCCTGTACCGGGGCAAGGCCCGCAACCTCGCCGCCCTGGCCCGGTTGCTCGTCGAGCGGCACGGCGGGGAGGTGCCGGACGATTTCGACGCGGTAGTGGCCCTGCCCGGCGCGGGCCGCAAGACTGCCAACGTAGTCCTGAGCAACGCCTACGGCTTCCCCGCCATCGCGGTGGACACGCATGTGGGCCGCCTCGCCCGCCGCCTGGGCCTCAGCGTGCAGACCAATCCCGACCGGGTGGAACTTGACCTCCAGCGCCTCTTTCCCCGCGAGCGCTGGGTGTTCCTGCACCACGCGCTGATTCTGCATGGCCGCCGCATCTGCCTGGCCCGCCGGCCGCGGTGTGAGGCGTGTCTGATGCAGGACTTCTGCCCGAAGGTGGGGGTATGA